Proteins encoded by one window of Phytohabitans houttuyneae:
- a CDS encoding carbohydrate ABC transporter permease, translated as MSARRAAWEEKPTPVGLAGKGVALSVMVLIVLVPLWSVLVTSLSSRKTINDAGGMVMVPRGIDASAYVTIFSGGIVTRALWVTTLVTVAGTILSLTLTVLAAYGLSRPGSVGHRTLLFYFLLTFLLYPGLVPSYLVVTGVGLKDSLWALILPTAISVFNLVVVRGFFQGLPNELLDSARIDGAGEFRILWRIVLPLSRPVIAVVGLFYAVGYWNVWFSALLYIDSNDKFPIQRILQSMILQGQSPNFSGQSVGSLPPTQAIKMAVVMVTVAPIVLIYPFIQRHFVKGVIVGAIKG; from the coding sequence ATGAGCGCCAGGCGAGCCGCGTGGGAGGAGAAGCCGACCCCGGTGGGGCTGGCCGGCAAGGGCGTCGCACTGTCGGTGATGGTGCTGATCGTGCTGGTTCCACTGTGGTCGGTGCTGGTGACGAGCCTCTCCTCACGCAAGACCATCAACGACGCGGGCGGCATGGTGATGGTGCCGAGGGGCATCGACGCCTCCGCCTACGTGACCATCTTCTCCGGCGGCATCGTCACCCGGGCCCTCTGGGTCACGACGCTGGTCACCGTCGCGGGCACGATCCTGAGCCTCACGCTCACCGTGCTCGCCGCGTACGGCCTGTCCCGCCCCGGCTCGGTCGGCCACCGCACACTGCTGTTCTACTTCCTGCTCACCTTCCTGCTCTATCCCGGACTGGTGCCCAGCTACCTCGTGGTCACCGGCGTCGGCCTCAAGGACAGCCTGTGGGCGCTGATCCTGCCGACCGCGATCAGCGTCTTCAACCTCGTCGTCGTCCGCGGCTTCTTCCAGGGCCTGCCGAACGAGCTGCTGGACAGCGCGCGCATCGACGGCGCGGGCGAGTTCCGCATCCTGTGGCGCATCGTGCTTCCGTTGAGCCGGCCGGTGATCGCGGTCGTGGGCCTCTTCTACGCGGTGGGGTACTGGAACGTCTGGTTCAGCGCGCTGCTCTACATCGACAGCAACGACAAGTTTCCGATCCAGCGCATCCTGCAGAGCATGATCCTGCAGGGCCAGTCACCGAACTTCTCGGGCCAGTCGGTCGGCTCGCTCCCACCCACCCAGGCGATCAAGATGGCTGTCGTGATGGTGACAGTCGCGCCGATCGTGCTCATCTACCCGTTCATCCAGCGCCATTTCGTGAAGGGGGTCATTGTCGGCGCCATCAAGGGCTGA
- a CDS encoding NACHT domain-containing protein translates to MDSWLQRELGLSADEAGLILALATIAIAFLGFCWRHRRKLTSGAHLFGRVSGSDRRRYGRWFRARYGKVRNIYLDRDEVLDLSATYISLSFQRRADGGEQGAGQGESSERTEAATTVLADRAARRILVTGDPGTGKSTLLKAYGTAILRPRGERGGADLKLIGRSRDIPLFVPLRFLARHLDGRPDGLVRYLESEVLAKAGVAGAREFLRQALDDDRCLLLLDGLDEVPDHRYGAVRDAIFEFCDDGGSAGLPTQRARVVLTCRRQNFKRIQPDWIPAFAVQAHALAPLQDAEIFMFLRHRESEFVRVNALSEDRAAAPRTPKDFFDAAMASETADLHRVPLVLTMSVGLYLSRPAYQIPRSVREFYRTMISHLVRRHDFPGSTDRKNRYDAEDKERFIREFALAMASRDDRFGDFVFDEMLEFAERLTRRLARVPDAESKDFVNEIIDNTGLFSRVSDAEEYAFSHRSIQEHLAADQLARDPAAGAAFLLERVGDSDWRQVVLFFAAFDHDHTESFVRSVGERNPELAGNCLSAGLVSDEVARPILDELLASVLREVTADRLAALVAAVRAPRESVRDYAARKVSEALTSPVVREHRGTLIADDREGTMRLIQALATTNVPSIAAQVVLLADLVAEDEHRLVGPLWSALSTPDMVDRQAEAARIIVLKLLSLAMDPLSFAALEQAPPHRPALVTTPVTGPALLRRAYPFDAGLDRDSNIVTLLAWAEELEVVPEEPTNRFFEAKEAGMLGRIEQDRRWTLSIAPFRPVRFLFLTVLGAALLAGAYNVVTDPGLLTRAHGWWTPALALVPAAVAVSVAFALSAFGYSRTAFRVKKTGVAALCLVYVSPRSVHRESPPPNNMLTYVNFNGVDYDGEVWFDRDTMLTWLFGVLVGLPYVLAALPLMDDSLVAFLIGTTALVWVAFWLPATRLFNRSRRFYLRKPNPFVDVYEDARSRHWLVP, encoded by the coding sequence GTGGACAGTTGGCTGCAGCGTGAGCTCGGCCTCTCGGCCGACGAGGCCGGGCTCATTCTCGCGTTGGCGACAATCGCGATCGCGTTCCTCGGCTTCTGCTGGCGGCACCGCCGGAAGCTGACGTCCGGCGCGCACCTGTTCGGCCGGGTGTCGGGGAGCGACCGGCGGCGGTACGGCAGGTGGTTCCGCGCGCGGTACGGCAAGGTGCGCAACATCTACCTGGACCGCGACGAGGTGCTCGACCTCAGCGCCACCTACATCTCCCTGTCGTTCCAGCGGCGTGCCGACGGCGGCGAGCAGGGCGCCGGCCAGGGCGAGTCGAGCGAGCGGACCGAGGCTGCCACCACCGTGCTCGCCGACCGCGCCGCGCGGCGGATCCTGGTGACCGGCGACCCGGGTACCGGCAAGTCGACGCTGCTCAAGGCGTACGGTACGGCGATCCTGCGGCCCCGCGGCGAGCGCGGCGGCGCCGACCTCAAGCTGATCGGGCGCAGCCGCGACATCCCGCTGTTCGTGCCGCTGCGGTTTCTGGCCCGCCATCTCGACGGCCGGCCGGACGGGCTGGTCCGCTACCTGGAGTCGGAGGTGCTGGCCAAGGCGGGCGTGGCGGGCGCGCGGGAGTTCCTGCGCCAGGCGCTCGACGACGACCGCTGCCTGCTGCTGCTGGACGGGCTGGACGAGGTGCCCGACCACCGGTACGGCGCGGTCCGCGACGCCATCTTCGAGTTCTGCGACGACGGCGGCTCGGCCGGCCTGCCCACCCAGCGTGCCCGCGTCGTGCTCACCTGCCGGCGGCAGAACTTCAAGCGGATCCAGCCGGACTGGATCCCCGCCTTCGCGGTACAGGCGCATGCACTCGCGCCGCTGCAGGACGCGGAGATCTTCATGTTCCTGCGGCACCGGGAGTCGGAGTTCGTCCGGGTCAACGCGCTCTCCGAGGACCGGGCCGCGGCCCCGCGCACGCCGAAGGACTTCTTCGACGCGGCGATGGCCTCGGAGACCGCCGACCTGCACCGGGTACCGCTGGTGCTCACGATGTCCGTCGGCCTGTACCTGAGCCGCCCCGCGTACCAGATCCCCCGCTCGGTGCGGGAGTTCTACCGCACGATGATCAGTCACCTGGTGCGACGGCACGACTTCCCCGGCAGCACCGACCGCAAGAACCGGTACGACGCGGAGGACAAGGAGCGGTTCATCCGCGAGTTCGCGCTGGCCATGGCGAGCCGCGACGACAGGTTCGGCGACTTCGTCTTCGACGAGATGCTTGAGTTCGCCGAGCGGCTCACCCGGCGCCTGGCGCGGGTGCCGGACGCCGAGTCGAAGGACTTCGTCAACGAGATCATCGACAACACCGGGCTGTTCAGCCGGGTCTCTGACGCGGAGGAGTACGCGTTCAGCCACCGGTCCATCCAGGAGCACCTCGCGGCCGATCAGCTCGCCCGCGACCCCGCCGCCGGCGCCGCGTTCCTGTTGGAGCGGGTCGGCGACTCCGACTGGCGGCAGGTGGTGCTCTTCTTCGCGGCGTTCGACCACGACCACACCGAGTCCTTCGTGCGCAGCGTGGGCGAGCGCAACCCCGAGCTGGCCGGCAACTGCCTGTCCGCCGGGCTCGTCTCCGACGAGGTCGCCCGGCCGATCCTCGACGAGCTGCTCGCGTCCGTGCTGCGCGAGGTGACCGCCGACCGGCTCGCGGCGCTTGTCGCCGCCGTGCGCGCCCCGCGCGAGTCGGTGCGCGACTACGCGGCGCGCAAGGTCTCCGAGGCGCTGACCAGCCCGGTCGTGCGGGAGCATCGCGGTACGTTGATCGCCGACGACCGCGAGGGGACGATGCGTCTCATCCAGGCGCTCGCCACCACGAACGTGCCGTCGATCGCCGCGCAGGTCGTGCTGCTGGCCGACCTCGTCGCCGAGGACGAGCACCGGCTCGTCGGTCCGCTGTGGAGCGCCCTGTCGACCCCGGACATGGTCGACCGGCAGGCCGAGGCGGCGCGCATCATCGTCCTGAAGCTGCTGAGCCTCGCGATGGACCCGCTGTCCTTCGCGGCGCTGGAGCAGGCGCCGCCGCACCGGCCCGCGCTGGTCACCACGCCCGTCACCGGGCCGGCCCTGCTCCGCCGCGCCTACCCGTTCGACGCCGGGCTCGACCGCGACTCCAACATCGTGACGCTGCTGGCCTGGGCGGAGGAGCTCGAGGTCGTGCCGGAGGAGCCCACCAACCGGTTCTTCGAGGCGAAGGAGGCCGGGATGCTCGGCCGGATCGAGCAGGACCGCCGCTGGACCCTGTCTATCGCGCCGTTCCGGCCGGTCCGGTTCCTCTTCCTGACCGTGCTCGGCGCCGCGCTGCTCGCCGGCGCCTACAACGTGGTCACCGACCCGGGGCTGCTCACGCGCGCACACGGCTGGTGGACCCCGGCGCTGGCGCTGGTACCCGCGGCGGTCGCGGTGTCGGTGGCTTTCGCCCTGTCGGCGTTCGGCTACTCCAGGACGGCCTTCCGAGTCAAGAAGACCGGTGTGGCGGCCCTCTGCCTTGTCTACGTCAGTCCCCGCTCGGTGCACCGCGAGTCGCCGCCGCCGAACAACATGCTCACCTACGTCAATTTCAACGGCGTCGACTATGACGGCGAGGTCTGGTTCGACCGGGACACGATGCTGACCTGGCTCTTCGGGGTACTCGTCGGCCTGCCGTACGTCCTGGCGGCACTTCCGCTGATGGACGACTCGCTCGTGGCCTTCCTGATCGGCACGACCGCGCTGGTGTGGGTGGCGTTCTGGCTGCCCGCGACCCGGCTGTTCAACCGCTCGCGCCGGTTCTACCTGCGCAAGCCCAACCCGTTCGTGGACGTCTACGAGGACGCCCGCAGCCGCCACTGGCTGGTGCCGTAG
- a CDS encoding S1 family peptidase has product MRIRLLLATTATALVGALVAPAAASAEPAQPYIIGGGTVSSAPWAAAVFSGGSFTCSGSIVAAQWVLTARHCLGGSMSVRVGSVYYASGGQTRTVSSTAAQNDLALLRLSSAVSTTYVTLASSNPPIGSTNNIYGWGRTCTNCPASSQLKTATVTVSSNSATDAYGGPAIRSTRGNGVAWRGDSGGPQFYNGQQVGVCSTGNGSTYQNYGSVAANRSWIRSVAGV; this is encoded by the coding sequence GTGCGCATCCGCCTGCTCCTGGCCACCACGGCCACCGCTCTCGTCGGCGCGCTCGTCGCGCCCGCCGCCGCCTCCGCCGAACCGGCGCAGCCCTACATCATCGGCGGCGGCACCGTCTCCTCCGCCCCGTGGGCCGCGGCCGTCTTCAGCGGTGGCTCGTTCACCTGCTCCGGCTCGATCGTCGCCGCACAGTGGGTGCTCACCGCGCGCCACTGCCTGGGTGGCAGCATGTCCGTGCGCGTCGGCAGCGTGTACTACGCCTCCGGCGGCCAGACCCGCACGGTGAGCTCGACCGCCGCGCAGAACGACCTCGCGCTGCTGCGGCTCAGCTCCGCCGTCTCGACGACGTACGTGACGCTGGCCAGCAGCAACCCGCCGATCGGCTCGACAAACAACATCTACGGCTGGGGCCGCACGTGCACCAACTGCCCCGCCTCCAGCCAGCTGAAGACCGCGACCGTGACGGTCTCCAGCAACAGCGCGACCGACGCGTACGGCGGTCCCGCGATCCGCAGCACACGCGGCAACGGCGTGGCCTGGCGCGGCGACTCCGGCGGCCCGCAGTTCTACAATGGACAGCAGGTCGGCGTCTGCTCGACCGGCAACGGCTCCACGTACCAGAACTACGGCAGCGTGGCCGCCAACCGCTCCTGGATCCGCTCGGTGGCCGGCGTCTGA
- a CDS encoding ABC transporter permease, which translates to MSSTETPVAAGRSEELTRPPDAARPPEKRRRPRVPLRARLRRDWPLLLMTAPAALLLLVFHYLPTLGNVVAFQDYNPYAGDGPLSAFLASEWIGFGNFNTLFGDPAFWDALWNTLSITAFQLVFFFPLPIAMAILLNSVISGKLRGFIQTIVYLPHFFSWVLVVTFFVQMLGGAGLLAQELRQAGIEPPNIMTNPDTFIVLVTAESVWKDAGWGMIVFLAALAMIDPNLYEQSAVDGAGRWRRLWHVTLPGLRPVIVLLLILRLGDALSVGFEQFLLQRDAVGRDAAEVLDTFVYHQSITTGNFGFGAAAGLFKAAVGLVLILVANRVAHMIGERGLISKQ; encoded by the coding sequence ATGAGTAGCACGGAAACACCCGTGGCGGCCGGGCGCAGCGAGGAGCTGACCCGGCCGCCGGACGCGGCGCGGCCGCCGGAGAAGCGGCGCCGCCCCCGGGTACCGCTGCGGGCGCGGCTGCGGCGGGACTGGCCGCTGCTGCTGATGACCGCGCCGGCCGCGCTGCTGCTGCTGGTCTTCCACTACCTGCCGACGCTCGGCAACGTGGTCGCGTTCCAGGACTACAACCCGTACGCCGGCGACGGGCCGCTGTCCGCCTTCCTGGCCAGCGAGTGGATCGGGTTCGGCAACTTCAACACGCTCTTCGGCGACCCGGCCTTCTGGGACGCGCTCTGGAACACGCTCAGCATCACCGCGTTCCAGCTCGTCTTCTTCTTCCCGCTGCCGATCGCGATGGCGATCCTGCTCAACAGCGTGATCTCGGGCAAGCTGCGCGGGTTCATCCAGACGATCGTGTACCTGCCGCACTTCTTCAGCTGGGTGCTGGTGGTCACGTTCTTCGTGCAGATGCTGGGCGGTGCCGGGCTGCTCGCCCAGGAGCTGCGCCAGGCGGGCATCGAGCCGCCGAACATCATGACCAACCCGGACACGTTCATCGTGCTGGTCACCGCCGAGTCCGTGTGGAAGGACGCCGGCTGGGGCATGATCGTCTTCCTGGCCGCGCTCGCGATGATCGACCCCAACCTGTACGAGCAGTCCGCCGTGGACGGTGCCGGACGCTGGCGCCGCCTGTGGCACGTGACGCTCCCCGGGCTGCGGCCGGTCATCGTGCTGCTGCTCATCCTGCGCCTCGGCGACGCGCTCTCGGTCGGCTTCGAGCAGTTCCTCCTCCAGCGCGACGCCGTGGGGCGGGACGCGGCCGAGGTGCTCGACACGTTCGTGTACCACCAGTCCATCACCACGGGCAACTTCGGCTTCGGTGCCGCCGCCGGCCTCTTCAAGGCCGCCGTCGGGCTGGTGCTGATCCTGGTCGCCAACCGGGTCGCCCACATGATCGGCGAGCGGGGGTTGATCTCCAAGCAATGA